The Ancylobacter sp. WKF20 genome contains a region encoding:
- a CDS encoding FAD-binding oxidoreductase, with protein MSAFLTRTDIVSWGRVIRAPHHVANPQFLDQLPGLLAEGATHANGVLATGLRRSYGDTALNAEGALIETRSLNRLISFDPASGHLEAEAGISIAELLAFAIPRGFFLPVTPGTKFVTLGGAVANDVHGKNHHRAGTFGRWVRRLTLLRSDGSQHVLTPDDASGLFAATIGGLGLTGIITRVALQLKPIVSSDMIVETIPFADLAGFFALSRESAETHEYSVAWIDCLAGGRDLGRGLMSRANHASAGELKAASKSGPTVPVDMPELMLNRLSISAFNSLYYWKGSRSRGTRSISYDPYFYPLDGLQHWNRLYGRRGMYQYQSVVPPAVAHDATAAMLKTISSAGTGSFLAVLKDFGDAPSPGFLSFPRAGTTLALDFPNRGAETLHLLARLDSIVREAGGRLYPAKDGRLPADLFRSGYPAMESFVTHLDPGLSSSFWRRMQG; from the coding sequence GTGAGCGCGTTTCTCACCCGAACGGATATCGTCTCCTGGGGGCGCGTGATCCGGGCACCCCATCACGTGGCAAACCCGCAATTCCTCGATCAGCTACCTGGCCTGCTGGCGGAAGGAGCCACCCACGCCAACGGTGTTCTCGCCACCGGCCTGCGCCGATCCTATGGCGACACCGCTCTGAATGCCGAGGGGGCGCTGATCGAGACCCGCTCCCTGAACCGCCTCATCAGCTTCGACCCGGCAAGCGGTCATCTGGAGGCCGAGGCGGGCATCTCGATCGCCGAGTTGCTCGCCTTCGCGATACCGCGTGGTTTCTTTCTGCCGGTCACCCCCGGCACAAAATTTGTCACGCTGGGCGGAGCTGTCGCCAACGATGTGCATGGAAAGAACCATCACCGCGCCGGCACTTTCGGGCGATGGGTGCGCCGCCTCACGCTGCTGCGTTCGGATGGGTCGCAGCATGTACTCACTCCCGACGACGCGAGCGGCTTGTTCGCCGCGACCATCGGTGGGCTCGGCCTGACCGGAATTATCACCCGCGTGGCCCTTCAACTGAAGCCGATCGTCAGTTCCGACATGATCGTAGAGACGATCCCTTTCGCAGATCTCGCAGGATTTTTTGCCCTGTCGCGCGAGAGCGCGGAGACGCACGAATACTCCGTAGCCTGGATCGATTGCCTCGCCGGCGGACGGGATCTGGGGCGGGGGCTTATGAGCCGCGCCAATCACGCCTCCGCGGGCGAACTCAAGGCCGCCAGCAAGAGTGGCCCGACGGTGCCGGTGGACATGCCGGAGTTGATGCTCAACCGTCTGTCGATCTCGGCCTTCAATAGCCTCTATTACTGGAAGGGATCGCGCAGCCGCGGGACCAGGAGTATCTCCTACGATCCCTATTTCTACCCTCTCGACGGCCTCCAGCACTGGAACCGGCTCTACGGACGGCGCGGTATGTACCAATACCAGAGCGTGGTCCCGCCCGCGGTCGCCCATGACGCAACCGCCGCGATGCTGAAGACCATCTCAAGCGCCGGCACGGGCTCGTTTCTCGCCGTGCTCAAGGATTTCGGTGACGCGCCCTCTCCTGGCTTCCTGTCATTTCCGCGCGCCGGAACGACATTGGCGCTTGATTTCCCCAATCGTGGCGCCGAGACACTTCATCTGCTCGCGCGCCTCGACAGCATCGTCCGAGAGGCTGGCGGGCGGCTTTATCCCGCAAAGGATGGGCGTTTGCCGGCCGACCTCTTCAGGTCGGGCTATCCCGCGATGGAGAGCTTCGTGACCCATCTGGACCCGGGACTCTCCTCCTCCTTCTGGCGGCGCATGCAGGGATAG
- a CDS encoding IS3 family transposase (programmed frameshift), whose protein sequence is MGKANFTEDFKRDAVLQITERGYPVAEVAARLGISKYSLYEWRKRYGKPAAVARDDDQAAEVRRLKRELQRVTEERDIPKKSGRVLRQGCKVKYAFIAAHRLQFSIRAMCRCLRVQPSGFYAWLKDPLSRRAREDQRQIELIRAAWSESGKVYGYRKLHDDLADMGESCCPNRVARLTRLAGIRAQIGYKRRPGHYAGKPSLAVDNTLDRRFDVEAPDKAWVTDITYIRTHEGFAYLAVVIDLFSRRVVGWSMQARQTTNVVLQALLAAVWRRKPKERVLVHSDQGSQFTSMEWASFLKHHDLQPSMSRRGNCHDNAVAESFFNLLKRERIRRKVYRTRDEARGDVFDYIEMFYNPTRKHARNGMLSPIEFERQYKAKAEGV, encoded by the exons ATGGGCAAAGCGAACTTCACCGAGGACTTCAAACGCGACGCGGTCCTTCAGATCACCGAGCGGGGCTATCCGGTTGCGGAGGTGGCGGCGCGGCTAGGGATCAGCAAGTACTCGCTCTACGAGTGGAGGAAACGGTACGGCAAGCCTGCCGCCGTGGCCCGCGATGACGATCAGGCTGCCGAGGTCCGCCGGCTGAAGCGCGAGTTGCAGCGCGTGACGGAGGAGCGCGACATCC CTAAAAAAAGCGGCCGCGTACTTCGCCAAGGATGCAAAGTGAAGTACGCGTTCATCGCCGCGCATCGCCTGCAGTTTTCGATCCGCGCCATGTGTCGGTGCCTGCGTGTCCAGCCCAGCGGCTTTTACGCCTGGCTGAAGGATCCGCTGAGCAGGCGCGCTCGGGAGGACCAACGACAGATCGAGCTGATCCGCGCGGCATGGAGCGAGAGCGGCAAGGTCTATGGCTATCGTAAGCTTCACGACGATCTGGCGGACATGGGCGAGAGCTGCTGCCCAAACCGGGTTGCGCGGCTGACGCGACTTGCCGGCATCCGGGCGCAGATCGGCTACAAGCGCCGCCCCGGCCACTATGCCGGCAAGCCGTCCCTGGCCGTCGACAACACGCTCGATCGCCGGTTCGACGTGGAGGCGCCTGACAAGGCCTGGGTGACCGACATCACCTATATCCGCACCCATGAGGGCTTCGCCTATCTGGCGGTCGTGATCGATCTTTTCTCCCGCCGCGTCGTCGGCTGGTCCATGCAGGCCCGGCAGACGACCAACGTCGTGCTTCAGGCGCTGCTGGCTGCCGTCTGGCGACGTAAGCCGAAGGAGCGTGTGTTGGTGCATTCGGACCAGGGAAGCCAGTTCACCAGCATGGAGTGGGCTTCGTTCCTGAAACACCACGATCTGCAGCCGTCGATGAGCCGTCGCGGCAACTGCCATGACAACGCCGTCGCCGAGAGCTTTTTCAACCTGCTCAAGCGCGAGCGTATCCGCCGCAAGGTCTACCGCACGCGCGACGAGGCACGCGGGGACGTGTTCGATTACATCGAGATGTTCTACAACCCCACCCGCAAGCACGCACGGAATGGGATGCTGTCGCCCATCGAGTTCGAACGGCAGTACAAAGCCAAAGCCGAGGGCGTCTAG
- a CDS encoding SDR family NAD(P)-dependent oxidoreductase: MANPKLSVLILGAASGIAQATARLYAAEGAALVLTGRHKERLDQIGADLTVRGASSATSVELDFLAVDPRSAWQELWAQHGPFDHILIAYGVLGDHARAEKEPGAAQDILAVNFTSAAAWSLLIAEELERRGKGSLVVLGSVAGDRGRRANYIYGAAKAGLATLIQGIAHRFADKGPRAVIVKPGPTDTPMTAGMTKGGPLWATPEQVAKVVRRAADAGGPVQYAPARWRLIMLIIGFIPSRIFNKMNL, translated from the coding sequence ATGGCGAACCCCAAACTCAGCGTCCTCATTCTCGGAGCTGCCTCCGGCATCGCGCAGGCCACCGCTCGCCTCTATGCCGCCGAGGGTGCGGCCTTGGTGTTGACCGGCCGCCACAAGGAACGCCTGGACCAGATTGGCGCGGACCTCACCGTGCGCGGAGCCTCTTCCGCAACGAGTGTCGAGCTCGATTTCCTGGCAGTAGATCCTCGCTCGGCATGGCAGGAATTGTGGGCACAGCACGGCCCCTTCGACCACATCCTCATCGCCTATGGGGTACTGGGCGATCATGCGCGGGCCGAAAAAGAGCCCGGCGCTGCGCAGGACATACTGGCGGTCAACTTCACCTCGGCTGCCGCATGGTCTCTGCTGATCGCGGAAGAACTGGAGCGGCGGGGCAAGGGTTCGCTCGTCGTACTCGGCTCCGTTGCGGGGGATCGCGGGCGACGGGCCAATTACATTTACGGCGCCGCCAAAGCGGGTCTCGCGACCCTGATACAGGGGATCGCTCATCGCTTCGCCGATAAGGGCCCGCGCGCGGTGATCGTCAAGCCGGGCCCGACGGACACGCCGATGACCGCCGGCATGACGAAGGGCGGACCGTTATGGGCGACGCCCGAGCAGGTCGCGAAAGTGGTGCGCCGGGCGGCCGACGCGGGTGGACCCGTCCAATATGCACCCGCACGCTGGCGATTGATCATGCTGATCATTGGTTTCATTCCGTCGCGCATCTTCAATAAGATGAACCTGTAA
- the rfbA gene encoding glucose-1-phosphate thymidylyltransferase RfbA — MKGIILAGGAGTRLHPMTLVTSKQMMPVYDKPMIYYPLSVLMLAGIRDILVISTPHDLPNFERLLGDGSQWGLNLSFRVQPDPGGLAQAYTIGADFVGNSPSCLILGDNIFYGAGLQRMLNDARNRTDGATVFAYHVTDPERYGVVEFDASMRALSIEEKPLQPKSNWAVTGLYFYDGTVVDIAANLKPSARGELEITDVNRAYLERKTLSVEVMGRGYAWLDTGTPDSLVEAAEFVRTLEKRQGFKIACPEEIAFRQGFIDAAQLQRLAGALGKSAYGRYLAALTHENF, encoded by the coding sequence TTGAAGGGCATCATTCTCGCCGGCGGGGCCGGGACACGCCTCCATCCGATGACGCTTGTCACGTCCAAACAGATGATGCCGGTCTACGACAAGCCGATGATCTACTACCCGCTGTCGGTGCTGATGCTGGCCGGCATACGCGACATTCTGGTGATCTCGACGCCGCACGACCTGCCGAATTTCGAGCGCCTGCTCGGCGATGGCTCGCAGTGGGGGCTGAACCTCTCCTTCCGCGTGCAGCCCGACCCCGGCGGCCTCGCGCAGGCCTACACGATCGGCGCGGACTTCGTTGGCAACAGCCCCTCCTGCCTGATCCTCGGCGACAACATCTTCTATGGCGCTGGCCTGCAGCGGATGCTGAACGATGCGCGCAACCGGACGGATGGCGCGACGGTTTTTGCCTACCATGTCACCGACCCCGAGCGTTACGGCGTGGTCGAGTTCGACGCGTCGATGCGGGCGCTGTCGATCGAGGAAAAGCCGCTCCAGCCCAAATCCAACTGGGCGGTGACGGGGCTTTATTTCTACGATGGCACGGTCGTCGACATCGCCGCCAATCTGAAGCCCTCGGCGCGCGGGGAGCTCGAAATCACCGACGTCAACCGCGCCTATCTCGAGCGAAAGACGCTGTCGGTCGAGGTGATGGGGCGCGGCTATGCCTGGCTGGACACGGGCACGCCGGACAGCCTGGTGGAAGCCGCCGAATTCGTGCGCACGCTCGAGAAGCGGCAGGGCTTCAAGATCGCCTGCCCCGAAGAGATCGCCTTCCGCCAGGGCTTCATCGACGCCGCGCAATTGCAGCGACTGGCCGGCGCCTTGGGCAAGAGCGCCTATGGGCGCTATCTGGCGGCGCTCACGCACGAGAATTTCTAG
- the rfbC gene encoding dTDP-4-dehydrorhamnose 3,5-epimerase: MRFDRFDIADLLLVTPKRIGDERGWFSEIFREDLFRAEAGDVHFVQHNQSYSRPKGTVRGLHFQLEPKAQGKLVRCARGRMLDVAVDLRRASPTFGQHVAVELSAENGCQFWIPAGFAHGFCTLTEDCEVAYLVTDYYSAAHDRGLLWNDSELAIAWPVKEEDAILSEKDRRQPRLRDLGPVFA, encoded by the coding sequence ATGCGATTTGACCGTTTCGACATCGCCGACCTCCTTCTCGTGACGCCCAAGCGGATCGGTGACGAGCGGGGCTGGTTCTCAGAGATCTTTCGCGAGGATCTCTTCCGCGCGGAAGCCGGAGACGTGCATTTCGTCCAGCACAACCAGTCCTATTCCCGCCCCAAGGGCACCGTGCGCGGCCTGCACTTCCAGCTGGAGCCGAAGGCGCAGGGCAAGCTGGTGCGCTGCGCGCGCGGGCGGATGCTCGATGTCGCCGTCGATCTGCGCCGCGCATCCCCGACCTTCGGCCAGCATGTTGCCGTGGAGCTTTCCGCCGAGAATGGCTGCCAGTTCTGGATTCCGGCCGGCTTCGCCCATGGCTTCTGCACCCTCACCGAGGATTGCGAGGTCGCCTATCTCGTGACGGATTATTACAGCGCCGCGCATGACCGTGGCCTTCTATGGAACGATTCCGAGCTTGCCATCGCGTGGCCGGTGAAAGAAGAGGATGCCATCCTGTCCGAGAAGGACCGGCGGCAACCTCGTCTTCGCGACCTCGGGCCCGTCTTCGCCTGA
- the rfbD gene encoding dTDP-4-dehydrorhamnose reductase, producing the protein MRLAVTGTSGQVAQSLARHAASLGGEVVLIGRPDFDLATPDNAAAVFAAARPDVIVSAAAYTAVDKAESEPELAYRINADGAGAVARAAAALNVPVIHLSTDYVFDGSKTGEWVEDDATGPLGVYGASKLAGEQAVLAATSNAAILRVSWVYAPFGANFVRTMLRLAETRDSLGVVADQIGRPTSALDIASAIWQVAEQLTARPQETALRGLFHLPAGGPAASWADFAEAIFADAARRGQKAAKVGRIGTADYPTPARRPANSLMDGSKIARVYGINLPDWRRSLEVVMDQLAGTAPGSGLKKD; encoded by the coding sequence ATGCGGCTCGCGGTTACCGGCACATCGGGGCAGGTCGCCCAGTCGCTCGCCCGCCATGCTGCCAGCTTGGGTGGCGAGGTTGTGTTGATCGGGCGCCCGGATTTTGATCTCGCCACGCCCGACAACGCCGCCGCCGTGTTTGCGGCCGCGCGGCCGGACGTCATCGTCTCCGCTGCCGCCTATACGGCCGTCGACAAGGCGGAAAGCGAGCCGGAACTCGCCTACCGCATCAATGCCGACGGCGCCGGCGCCGTAGCGCGCGCGGCGGCTGCGCTGAACGTGCCGGTCATTCACCTGTCCACCGATTATGTCTTCGACGGCTCGAAGACGGGCGAATGGGTGGAGGACGACGCAACCGGCCCGCTTGGCGTCTATGGCGCCTCCAAACTCGCCGGCGAGCAAGCCGTTTTGGCGGCCACCTCGAACGCGGCGATCCTGCGCGTCTCCTGGGTCTACGCACCCTTCGGCGCGAATTTCGTGCGCACCATGCTGCGCCTTGCGGAAACACGCGACAGCCTCGGCGTGGTCGCCGACCAAATCGGCCGGCCGACCTCCGCGCTCGACATCGCCAGTGCGATCTGGCAGGTGGCGGAGCAGCTGACCGCGCGCCCGCAGGAGACGGCGCTGCGCGGTCTCTTCCACCTGCCGGCGGGCGGGCCTGCCGCCAGCTGGGCCGATTTCGCCGAGGCGATCTTTGCCGACGCGGCGCGGCGCGGTCAGAAGGCGGCAAAGGTCGGGCGCATCGGCACCGCCGACTACCCGACACCGGCGCGGCGGCCGGCCAATTCGCTGATGGATGGATCAAAGATCGCCCGCGTCTATGGCATTAATCTCCCGGACTGGCGCCGTTCGCTAGAGGTCGTGATGGACCAACTGGCCGGCACCGCTCCGGGCAGCGGGCTGAAGAAGGATTGA
- a CDS encoding rhamnan synthesis F family protein encodes MQRRAFEVSPRANVSRLLSELQVEIGGRLTRLNLPSIDGLTYQLVTKVDAPVTLAGQDFSIKPCGFLRGLLMRARARWLVKPKDRLVLDQMVIFARGPRGKRREFRKALQSFRNGGLALDRPELSQFPELLAGWADRPAAPSEASPHPRRPSPPRFAIVAHVYYPEVWPEFSTILHTVTEPFDLIITTVPDREALSARIVQDFPDADIRVFENRGRDVRPFLCLLEEGRLDRYAYVCKIHGKKSVDGGRVALLGNIWRNRLLFDLLAAPGVIDRILGIFDAFPRAGMVGSQSYRYPSDHFDLKASWGKNRETVLAIASRMGIPPELFKLDFFGGTMFWARPEALSPLRELRLSAAFAEEQGKLDGALEHAVERLFSTAAEAAGYRLASVDGLETATQSSLAPAPAEPIIRLV; translated from the coding sequence ATGCAGCGCCGCGCCTTTGAAGTGAGCCCCAGGGCCAACGTGTCCCGGCTGTTGTCCGAGTTGCAGGTGGAGATTGGTGGGCGTCTCACGCGCCTGAACCTGCCATCCATTGATGGGCTCACCTATCAGCTCGTCACCAAGGTCGATGCGCCGGTCACCCTGGCCGGGCAGGACTTTTCCATTAAGCCCTGTGGTTTCCTGCGCGGCCTGCTGATGCGCGCGCGCGCCCGCTGGCTCGTGAAACCGAAGGATCGCCTGGTCTTGGACCAGATGGTCATCTTCGCCCGCGGCCCACGCGGCAAACGGCGCGAATTTCGCAAGGCCCTGCAAAGCTTTCGTAATGGCGGCCTCGCGCTGGACCGGCCCGAGCTCTCGCAGTTCCCCGAGCTGCTCGCCGGCTGGGCCGATCGGCCAGCGGCCCCGTCCGAGGCGTCCCCTCATCCGCGCCGCCCGAGCCCCCCGCGCTTCGCCATCGTCGCGCATGTCTACTATCCCGAGGTGTGGCCGGAATTCTCGACCATCCTTCACACGGTTACCGAGCCCTTCGACCTCATCATCACGACGGTCCCCGACCGGGAGGCACTGAGCGCCCGGATCGTTCAGGACTTCCCGGACGCCGACATCCGCGTCTTCGAGAATCGCGGGCGGGATGTGCGTCCGTTCCTGTGTCTGCTCGAGGAAGGCCGGCTCGACCGCTACGCCTATGTCTGCAAGATCCACGGCAAGAAGTCGGTCGATGGCGGGCGCGTGGCGCTGCTTGGAAACATCTGGCGCAACCGGCTGCTGTTCGATCTGCTCGCCGCCCCCGGCGTGATTGACCGGATCCTCGGCATCTTCGACGCGTTTCCCCGCGCCGGCATGGTCGGTTCCCAGTCCTACCGCTATCCCAGCGACCATTTCGACCTCAAGGCGAGCTGGGGCAAGAACCGCGAGACGGTGCTGGCGATCGCCAGTCGCATGGGAATACCGCCCGAGCTCTTCAAGCTCGATTTCTTTGGCGGCACCATGTTCTGGGCTCGTCCGGAGGCGCTTTCTCCGCTAAGGGAGCTCAGGCTGTCGGCGGCTTTTGCGGAGGAGCAGGGCAAGCTGGACGGCGCCTTGGAACATGCCGTGGAACGGCTGTTCTCGACAGCCGCGGAAGCGGCGGGCTACAGGCTCGCCTCCGTGGATGGGCTTGAAACCGCCACTCAATCGTCCTTAGCTCCGGCGCCCGCCGAACCGATCATCCGCCTGGTGTGA
- a CDS encoding UbiA family prenyltransferase, which yields MPVSPAEMPASRRVVVVDLDNTLIKADTLHEQVARIVFQKPRLLPHLIGALFKGKAAFKDFCAEAIVLDPANLDTCDEVLSYLATERERGSYLVLCTAADHRVARLVADHLGIFDEVIATEAGLNLKGEAKAAMLARRFPQGFVYAGDHASDLVVWAKADGIVLVGVSASVARRANALGKPIIAEFRSRAQRPRPLQVWPRALRVHHWSKNLLMFVPLILAHAWGDLGMVIHAGMGFVLLLLISSSSYLINDIADIDADRRHLTKRYRPVASGQLPLMQAVLFPVLVIPCTLVAALVLDPAFALALVSYLVLTLAYSFGLKRIPLLDTFIIAVLFTLRLVMGVALLGGPMPIWLLTFSMFFFFSLATAKRHVEIVQARGAKDSMLRGRGYEADDWPLTLTFGIGSGLASLIILVLYMVDEAFRAAGYGQPEYLWAVNLLVAIWIGRIWLLTHRGRMHDDPVSFALRDWPSRFLAICVAVFFLAAL from the coding sequence ATGCCCGTCAGCCCCGCTGAAATGCCGGCCTCGCGCCGCGTGGTCGTGGTGGACCTCGATAACACCTTGATCAAGGCTGACACGTTGCACGAGCAAGTCGCTCGGATCGTGTTTCAAAAGCCGCGGCTTCTGCCACACCTCATAGGTGCGCTGTTCAAGGGAAAGGCGGCATTCAAGGACTTCTGCGCCGAGGCGATCGTCCTTGACCCGGCCAACCTCGACACCTGCGACGAGGTACTGAGCTATCTGGCGACAGAGCGTGAGCGCGGCAGTTATCTGGTGCTGTGTACCGCCGCCGATCACCGCGTTGCCCGCCTCGTCGCCGACCATCTCGGCATTTTCGACGAGGTGATCGCCACCGAAGCTGGCCTCAATTTGAAGGGCGAGGCCAAGGCCGCCATGCTGGCGCGACGCTTCCCGCAAGGTTTCGTCTATGCGGGCGACCACGCCTCGGATCTGGTCGTATGGGCCAAGGCCGATGGCATTGTGCTGGTCGGCGTCAGCGCCAGCGTCGCCCGGCGGGCGAACGCTCTGGGAAAGCCGATTATCGCTGAATTCCGCAGCCGCGCGCAGCGCCCTCGTCCGCTGCAGGTCTGGCCGCGTGCGCTGCGCGTGCATCATTGGTCGAAGAACCTGCTGATGTTCGTGCCGTTGATCCTGGCTCACGCCTGGGGCGATCTCGGCATGGTCATCCACGCCGGGATGGGATTTGTCCTGCTGCTGCTGATCTCCTCATCCAGTTATCTCATCAACGACATCGCCGACATCGACGCCGACCGCCGGCACCTGACCAAACGATACCGGCCAGTGGCCAGCGGCCAGTTGCCGCTGATGCAGGCGGTGCTGTTTCCAGTCCTGGTCATTCCCTGCACCTTGGTGGCGGCCTTGGTGCTGGACCCCGCCTTTGCGTTGGCTCTCGTCTCCTATCTCGTCCTCACCCTCGCCTACTCCTTCGGGCTCAAGCGTATTCCGCTGCTGGATACCTTCATCATCGCGGTCCTGTTCACGCTCCGCCTGGTCATGGGCGTCGCGCTGCTCGGAGGGCCGATGCCGATATGGCTGCTCACCTTTTCGATGTTCTTCTTCTTCTCGCTTGCCACGGCAAAGCGACATGTCGAGATCGTTCAGGCCCGCGGCGCGAAAGACAGCATGCTGAGAGGGCGCGGGTATGAGGCGGACGACTGGCCGCTGACGCTGACCTTCGGGATCGGCTCCGGCCTGGCCTCGCTCATCATATTGGTGCTCTACATGGTGGATGAGGCGTTTCGGGCTGCGGGCTATGGACAGCCTGAATATCTCTGGGCGGTGAATCTTCTGGTGGCGATCTGGATCGGGCGAATCTGGCTTCTCACCCATCGCGGCCGCATGCATGACGACCCGGTCTCCTTCGCGCTGCGCGACTGGCCAAGCCGGTTCCTCGCCATTTGTGTTGCCGTCTTCTTCCTGGCCGCCCTGTGA
- the rfbB gene encoding dTDP-glucose 4,6-dehydratase yields the protein MRILVTGGAGFIGSAVVRHLVREVGAEVLTFDKLTYAGNLANLAEIGNLPNHQFLKADICDADAVREAFQTFRPDRVYHLAAESHVDRSITGAADFVQTNVLGTFTLLEAARGYWSGLDPAAKAAFRFLHVSTDEVYGSLGPDGLFTETTPYDPSSPYSASKAASDHLVVAWGRTYGLPVLVSNCSNNYGPYHFPEKLIPLTILNALHGKKLPVYGNGSNIRDWLYVEDHARALHLIASEGRLNETYNVGGRNERSNIEVVRVVCGILDELAPKSFPHSDLITFVADRPGHDARYAIDATKLETELSWQAQENFETGIRKTVEWYLANEAWWRPLRDKVYAGERLGLLAAADR from the coding sequence ATGCGAATCTTGGTGACAGGTGGCGCGGGTTTCATTGGATCCGCCGTCGTTCGCCACCTGGTGCGTGAGGTCGGCGCCGAGGTGCTTACCTTCGACAAGCTGACCTATGCCGGCAACCTCGCCAATCTGGCGGAGATCGGCAACCTGCCGAATCACCAGTTCCTGAAGGCCGACATCTGCGACGCCGACGCCGTGCGTGAGGCGTTCCAGACGTTCCGCCCCGACCGCGTCTATCACCTCGCCGCCGAGAGCCATGTCGACCGCTCGATCACCGGCGCGGCGGACTTCGTGCAGACCAACGTCCTCGGCACCTTCACACTGCTCGAGGCTGCGCGCGGCTATTGGAGCGGGCTCGATCCTGCCGCCAAGGCCGCGTTTCGCTTCCTGCATGTCTCGACCGACGAGGTCTATGGCTCGCTCGGGCCCGACGGGCTGTTCACCGAGACGACGCCCTACGACCCCTCCTCGCCCTATTCCGCCTCCAAGGCGGCGTCCGATCATCTGGTCGTGGCCTGGGGCCGCACCTATGGGCTGCCCGTTCTGGTCTCGAACTGCTCGAACAATTACGGCCCCTACCATTTCCCCGAGAAGTTGATCCCGCTCACCATTCTCAACGCTCTGCACGGCAAGAAGCTGCCGGTTTATGGCAATGGCTCGAACATCCGCGACTGGCTCTATGTCGAGGATCACGCCCGGGCGCTGCACCTCATCGCCAGCGAAGGCCGGCTGAACGAGACGTACAATGTCGGCGGCCGCAATGAGCGCAGCAATATCGAGGTGGTGCGGGTCGTTTGCGGCATTCTCGATGAGCTGGCGCCCAAAAGCTTCCCGCATAGCGATCTCATCACCTTCGTCGCCGACCGGCCCGGCCATGATGCGCGCTATGCCATCGACGCCACCAAGCTCGAGACCGAGCTGAGCTGGCAGGCGCAGGAGAACTTCGAGACCGGCATTCGCAAGACGGTTGAATGGTACCTCGCCAACGAGGCCTGGTGGCGCCCGCTGCGGGACAAGGTCTATGCCGGCGAGCGCCTGGGCCTTCTCGCCGCCGCGGACCGCTGA
- a CDS encoding NAD-dependent epimerase/dehydratase family protein — MSKIVVTGAAGLVGQNLIARLKQRPDVTLVGIDKHPANVALFRKVHPDVPIIEADLSLPGDWMEALKGADAVVINQAQIGGLDEGEFVANNVTATRHILAAMEQHGVGYFVGISSSVVNSRADDFYTRSKTAQEKLFLASPIPHVILRPTLMFGWFDRKHLGWLRRFMDRTPVFPIPGDGNYLRQPLYVGDFVSVIAASLATRATGTYDISGHEKVSYGALIGMIHDTVKPRARLVHIPYRMFWLLLWLYARFSRTPPFTTSQLEALVIPEEFPVTDWPGAFGVARTPLKQALAETYLDPVYGQIVLEF; from the coding sequence ATGAGCAAAATCGTCGTCACCGGCGCTGCCGGACTGGTTGGACAGAACCTGATTGCACGGCTCAAGCAGCGGCCGGATGTCACGCTGGTGGGCATCGACAAGCACCCGGCGAATGTTGCGCTGTTCCGCAAGGTGCATCCGGACGTCCCGATCATCGAGGCAGATCTGTCTTTGCCCGGCGACTGGATGGAAGCCTTGAAGGGCGCGGATGCCGTTGTCATCAATCAGGCCCAGATTGGCGGGCTGGATGAGGGTGAGTTCGTCGCCAACAATGTCACGGCGACGCGCCACATTCTCGCGGCCATGGAACAACATGGCGTGGGCTATTTCGTCGGCATCTCGTCTTCGGTGGTGAACTCGCGCGCTGATGATTTCTACACGCGCTCCAAGACGGCACAGGAGAAGCTCTTCCTCGCGAGCCCGATCCCGCATGTTATCCTGCGCCCCACCTTGATGTTCGGCTGGTTCGATCGCAAGCACCTCGGCTGGTTACGGCGCTTCATGGACCGCACGCCGGTCTTCCCGATACCCGGCGACGGCAACTATCTGCGCCAGCCGCTTTATGTCGGCGACTTTGTCTCGGTCATTGCTGCCAGCCTCGCCACGCGGGCGACCGGAACCTATGACATCTCCGGGCATGAGAAGGTCAGCTATGGCGCCTTGATCGGCATGATCCATGACACGGTCAAACCGCGCGCCCGCCTCGTGCATATTCCCTATCGCATGTTCTGGCTCCTCCTGTGGCTCTATGCACGCTTCAGCCGCACGCCCCCCTTCACCACAAGCCAACTGGAAGCGCTCGTGATCCCTGAGGAGTTTCCGGTGACCGACTGGCCGGGCGCGTTCGGGGTTGCACGCACGCCGCTGAAACAGGCGCTGGCCGAAACCTATCTCGATCCGGTCTACGGCCAGATCGTTCTTGAGTTCTGA